The sequence TTACGCTTCCCCTTGGCTGATGGAATCTTCAGGATGGCAGCAGCAATGCGAGTGTAGGAACACAGGATCAGCAAACAGGGTATCATGACAACCAGAATGGTTCCAATGATGGCATAGATCTCAAAGAGTGCTGTGTCTGCACAGACCAGCCTCAGCACAGGCGGGCtgtcacagaagaagtggttCACCTTGTTGATGCCACAGAATGGAAAGCTGAAGAGCCACGTGGTCTGCACAGTAGCTACAGGAATGCCTGGAAACCAGGAGACAGCTGCCAGTTTGGCACGTGTCCTTGGATTCATGATGACTGGGTAGTGCAAGGGACTGCAGATGGctacatagcggtcataggccatggtgGCCAGGAGGAAGCATTCAGAAACCccaaagaagcagaggaaatacATCTGAGTGGCACAGCCAAGAAAGGAGATGGTTGTGTCCTGGGCAACCAGGGTCCCCAGCATCTTGGGCACAATGACCAGGTTGAAGCCAATCTCCAAGAAGGACAAGTTcctgagaaagaagtacatggggctGTGCAGCATGGGGTCAGCCAAGGTAACCAGAATGATGAGGCTGTTTCCCAGCAGAGTGACCAGGTAGATGACCAGAAATGTCAGGAAGAGTACTGACTGTATTTCAGTAGGTAAGGAAGAGAAACTCATGAGGATAAACTCACTCACTCTTGTCCAGTTTCCTTCAGCCATTGATAAAACACCCTAGCTGTGATCATGGAGAGAGATTCTTTATTGGAAGAGTCAGACTCTGGAtttgttttcagactctttcttaGTGTCTCGAAAGAAGCACAGTCAGGATCTCAGTTGTAACAGAAAGTGCCTTGCGTTACCTAAGAATCAGCACAAGGAGAAAAGAATGGAGTCTGAGTTCTGAAATGAGCAATGTCTCATCCTTCCCCACTCTCATTCTTTATGATCCATTTTCTACTCTGTTACCATATTTACTAAAACAACTTGGGTCATATCTATATACATTAATTTTCTGCTGCACATTTAATACCGTTGTAGTGGGGTTAAGTGAGATGGGTCCTGAGGCAATGGAGTGGAGTCAGATGGAAAAACAGTAGAAATTTTCCATTTGTGCCTATTATATATCCCCACTTCTTTAAAGATTCATGGTGTTTATATTCTCCATCTACTGCCAGAGTAGGATTTACCTTTATGTATGCATTTAAGGACTGCAAACATTGAGAGTATTTGAGAGGGTATAGAGTAGAAAAAGTCAATTGTTTTGACGTGACTCAAAGTAGTAGAAAATGTGGCAATGAGATGCAAAGGAAGGATATCTACAGACTGTGGTAGTTTTAATGCACTTTCTCTCCTGTTTCAATATAAGAACTGTAGAGTACTTCTAGTCATATAATGCTTATTCCTTCTTGCCTAATCAGATTATGAGGTAACAACCTTAGGATCTTTCTCCTCATTCCAGCAAAGCTATAATTGACAACCGATTGTCAGAATTCAGAATATCcactggctttcttttctttttttttttttttttaatttttaattttttatttttttattattatttttttttccagtgggttttgtcatacattgatatgaatcagccatggatttacatgtattccaaatcccgatcccccctcccacctccctctccacccgattcctctgggtcttcccagtacaccaggccggagcacttgtctcgtgcatcccacctgggctggtgatctgtttcaccatagatagtatacatgctgttcttttgaaatatcccaccctcacattctcccacaaagttcaaaagtctgttctgtatttctgtgtctctttt comes from Dama dama isolate Ldn47 chromosome 1, ASM3311817v1, whole genome shotgun sequence and encodes:
- the LOC133050967 gene encoding olfactory receptor 10A5-like, which codes for MAEGNWTRVSEFILMSFSSLPTEIQSVLFLTFLVIYLVTLLGNSLIILVTLADPMLHSPMYFFLRNLSFLEIGFNLVIVPKMLGTLVAQDTTISFLGCATQMYFLCFFGVSECFLLATMAYDRYVAICSPLHYPVIMNPRTRAKLAAVSWFPGIPVATVQTTWLFSFPFCGINKVNHFFCDSPPVLRLVCADTALFEIYAIIGTILVVMIPCLLILCSYTRIAAAILKIPSAKGKRKAFSTCSSHLLVVSLFYVSSSLTYFRPKSNSSPESKKVLSLCYTVVTPMLNPIIYSLRNNEVKNALGWTFHKALDVRNCFL